The genomic DNA GTTGTCGAGGAAGATATTTATGATGCGATTGCCCTCTCCGATGCGGCAATTGTCGCCTCCGGGACCGCCACACTCGAGACGGCGCTCCTCGGAGTGCCGATGGTCGTCATTTACAAAATATCGGGGCTGTCGTATGAAATCGGAAAAAGATTTATAAAAGTGGCTTACATAAGCCTCGTAAACCTGATCGCCGGACGGGCCGTTGTCCCGGAGTTGATCCAGCAGGATGCCAATCCCGCCCGGATCGCCGCCGAGGTGAAGGAATTAATCGTCAATGACGAAGTGAGGCAGGCGATGAGGAATTCTTTCACGACCTTGCGCGGGAAGCTGGGCGCTCCCGGCGCCTCGCAAAGAACGGCGCAGATTGCCTGCACGATGTTGAAAGAGGGATAGCAAGCATTGGACATATTCAAAAGACTTCTGAGGCTGGCCAAACCGCATCTTTACAAATTTTTCATCGCGATGCTCTGCATGCTTGTCGTCGGCGCGACCACATCCGCGCTCGCTTTTCTGGTAAAACCGGCGCTCGATGAGATATTTCTTAAGAAAAACGCGACGATGCTCAAATGGATACCGCTGGGGGTGATCCTGATATACATCGTCAAGGGGGGCTGCAGCTACCTGCAGACGATTCTCATGAATTTCATCGGCCAGCGGGTTGTCACCGACCTGCGGGCCGACCTCTACCGGAAGATTCAGCTCCAGTCGCTTTCTTTTTTCACCAGAAACCCAACAGGCACCCTCATGTCCCGGATCACCAACGACGTGGGGTACGTCCAGGGGGCGGTTTCGGAGGCGGTCACCTCGCTGTTCAAGGATTCCTTCACCCTCGTCAGCCTTGTTTTCGTCATCTTCTATCGGGACTGGCAACTGGCCCTCATTGCGATGTGCATCTTTCCGCTTGCCGTCTATCCCATCGCCAAGTTCGGACAGAGGATGCGGCAGGTCGCCACGAAGATGCAGATCACCCTCGGGAGCCTGACCACGCTTTTGCAGGAGGCCATCTCCGGCGCCCGGATCGTCAAGGCCTTCGGCATGGAAGAATATGAAAACAAACGCTTTTCCGTGGAAAATGAACGCCTCTTCCGCATGAACCTGAAGGCGGTTTCGGTGAACGCCATCTCCAGCCCCTTCATGGAATTCCTCGGCGGCATCGGGATCGCGGCCATTGTTTTTTACGGCGGCTACCAGGTGATCCACGGCAATTCGACGCCGGGGACCTTCTTTTCGTTTCTGACCGCGCTCATCATGCTCTACGAACCGGTAAAACATCTGACCAGCGTCAACAACACGATCCAGCAGGGAATCGCCGGGGCCGAGCGGGTCTTCGGGCTCATCGATCTCGAAGAGGAGATCAAGGATCGCCCTGCCGCCAAGCCCCTGCCCCGGATTTCCCGCAATATCGAGATTCGGGATGTCAGTTTTCGCTATGAGGATGCGTATGTTCTGAAAAACATCAATATAACGATCCAGGCTGGCGAGGTAGTCGCCTTTGTCGGGATGAGCGGCGGGGGAAAAACAACGCTGGTCAATCTTATCCCCCGCTTCTACGACGTCGCCTCCGGGGAGATTGCCATCGACGGCATTGACATCCGCGATGCGACGATCGAATCCCTCCGGGGCCAGATTGCCATTGTTACCCAGCAGACTATCCTCTTTAACGATACCGTGCGCAACAACATAGCCTACGGGGACATCGTCAAAACGGAAGAGCAGATCGTTGCCGCAGCCCAGGCCGCCAATGCCCACGACTTCATCATGCGTCTCCCAGAGGGATACGACACGCTGATCGGCGAACAGGGAACCAAGCTCTCCGGCGGCGAACGCCAGCGGATATCCATTGCCCGCGCCCTTCTGAAAGACGCCCCGATCCTGATCCTGGACGAAGCAACCTCCTCCCTTGACTCCGAAGCGGAGATCGAGGTTCAGTCAGCGCTCGACAACCTGATGCAGGGTAGAACGACGCTCGTCATCGCCCATCGCCTCTCCACAATCAGAAACGCCGACCGGATCTTCGTTCTTGTCAATGGCATGATCAAGGAAGAGGGAACCCACGAGCACCTTCTGGCCTGCGAGGGGGAATACTGCCGCCTTTACAACATGCAGTTCCGGGAAAAATAGCGGCGCCTCCCGCAGGCGTCATTGGCAAGGCACGCCAGACCGTAAGCGGCACCCTCACCCTGAACAGGCTCCCCGCGGAGATCCGGGACAAATGCCGGGGAAAGAGGACAATTACCCTGAAGACGCTCATCGAAGCCTAATTTTTCTCTCTCCGATTTCTGCGCTGGCATAACGGTTTTTGTTCTCCTTTTTCAGAGGGCAAAACTTTTGTCCCTCACCTGAACTCAGAGACAATACTTTGCAGTAGATTTCTCGTCGCTTACAACGCCTGCCGCGATTTTGCCAGACAACAAAACGAGAGTGGCGGGACAATGATAACGGGTAGAAATGCGCATATTTTTAAGCGTGATTTTTCAAGCAGGAGGTGATACGAGCTCCTTCCTGAAGTCCACAAAATAGTATTTTACGAGTTAGTAGAAGATTAGATTTGATAATCAATAAAAAAGGCAGAGCCACCTGACCCTGCCTTTCTGCAATTAAACTGCATATGTGCTTCTTTACGTCTTAAACTCTCATATAGCAGAGTTATTGAGTCCTGTTCAAAGCCTATTTCCTGAACTGACTCTCCGGGTTGACTCCTTCATTAAGAATGATCGCCTCAACCCTTCTGTTCTGCTGTCTGCCGGCCGCGGTATCATTGCTTGCCAGCGGGTACTTCTTACTATATCCGATGGCGACAATCCGTTCACCGGCAACGCCGCGTTTTACCAGGGCGTTCTTAACGGAAGCGGCACGCTGCTCGGAAAGCCCCTGATTGTACTCCTCGCTGCCGACGCTGTCGGTATGCCCTTCAACAAGCAGATTCCTGTTCTGTTTTTCCCGGAGAAACGCGGCTATCTTGTCCATACTGTTCTGAGCGCTGGCATTCAGAACTGCCTTGTCGAAGGCAAACAGTACATCACCGATCGTCAGCACGATCCCGCGGTCAGTCAATTGTCCCTGCAGCTCCGACAACTCCTTCATTAGCCCGGCGAGTTCAGCCCTTGCCTTTTCGGCCTCTCTGGCCTGACTCTCAGCTTCAGCCCTTGCCATTTCAGCTGCTCTGGCCTGATCCGCAGCCTCAGCCCTCGCCATTTCAGCCTCTCTGGCCTGACTCTCAGCTTCAACCCTGGCCATTTCTGCCTCTCTGTCTTTTGCATTAGCCTGTGCATTTGCCAATGCTGCCTCTTTAGCCTGGATGTCGGCAAGAATTATCGCCCGTTCGGCCTCGCTGGTCGCCGAAGCCAGTTGCTGCTTTGCAAGATTCAGAGCCGAAGCCTTTTCATCCAAATCCTGTTGCAGTAGTTTTTGCTGCATCTGGCTTTTCAGCAACTGCACCTCTGCCTTTTCCCTGCCCAGTTTGACGATCTCGCTGCGCGTGACGACCCCCTCTGCAAGAGCGACAGAGGTCTGC from Syntrophales bacterium includes the following:
- the msbA gene encoding lipid A export permease/ATP-binding protein MsbA, with the translated sequence MDIFKRLLRLAKPHLYKFFIAMLCMLVVGATTSALAFLVKPALDEIFLKKNATMLKWIPLGVILIYIVKGGCSYLQTILMNFIGQRVVTDLRADLYRKIQLQSLSFFTRNPTGTLMSRITNDVGYVQGAVSEAVTSLFKDSFTLVSLVFVIFYRDWQLALIAMCIFPLAVYPIAKFGQRMRQVATKMQITLGSLTTLLQEAISGARIVKAFGMEEYENKRFSVENERLFRMNLKAVSVNAISSPFMEFLGGIGIAAIVFYGGYQVIHGNSTPGTFFSFLTALIMLYEPVKHLTSVNNTIQQGIAGAERVFGLIDLEEEIKDRPAAKPLPRISRNIEIRDVSFRYEDAYVLKNINITIQAGEVVAFVGMSGGGKTTLVNLIPRFYDVASGEIAIDGIDIRDATIESLRGQIAIVTQQTILFNDTVRNNIAYGDIVKTEEQIVAAAQAANAHDFIMRLPEGYDTLIGEQGTKLSGGERQRISIARALLKDAPILILDEATSSLDSEAEIEVQSALDNLMQGRTTLVIAHRLSTIRNADRIFVLVNGMIKEEGTHEHLLACEGEYCRLYNMQFREK
- a CDS encoding OmpA family protein → MNYSSITSQLKAAVLAITVGAVLAGCAAVDPSEQIAKDRLEQARTAYAQAKANPIVESYSLKTLLEAEKTLQAAEQVRQKVYFSNPPKPYDSWEKKFMFDDIARLAYMAERKSQTSVALAEGVVTRSEIVKLGREKAEVQLLKSQMQQKLLQQDLDEKASALNLAKQQLASATSEAERAIILADIQAKEAALANAQANAKDREAEMARVEAESQAREAEMARAEAADQARAAEMARAEAESQAREAEKARAELAGLMKELSELQGQLTDRGIVLTIGDVLFAFDKAVLNASAQNSMDKIAAFLREKQNRNLLVEGHTDSVGSEEYNQGLSEQRAASVKNALVKRGVAGERIVAIGYSKKYPLASNDTAAGRQQNRRVEAIILNEGVNPESQFRK